Proteins from a single region of Ziziphus jujuba cultivar Dongzao chromosome 1, ASM3175591v1:
- the LOC125421152 gene encoding 2-alkenal reductase (NADP(+)-dependent)-like → MASGGNGEELMVKNKQVLAKDYITGNPRESDMYLTTATTKLKLPAEEEEAAVLVKNLYLSCDPYMRGVKNPEPGRPQFFAPNAPIVGYGVGKVVDSKHPEFKAGDLVWGITTWEEYSVIKRTESLFKIHHTDVPLSYYTGILGMPGLTAYVGLYEICKPKAGEKVFISSAFGAVGQLVGQLAKLMGCYVVGSAGSDDKVEILKNKLGFDEAFNYKSQGDLDAALKRYFPKGIDIYFENVGGKMLDAVLLNMRDHGRIAVCGMISQYDLHESEGVRNLMELVLKRIRMEGFTVLENYHLYSSFLDTVLPYIGLGKIAYVEHIVQGLHNGPAALADLFTGLNVGKTLLLVAPHDD, encoded by the exons ATGGCATCTGGTGGGAATGGTGAAGAGTTGATGGTGAAGAACAAGCAGGTTTTGGCTAAAGACTACATAACTGGGAATCCCAGGGAGTCGGATATGTACCTCACCACTGCCACTACAAAACTGAAGCTGCcagctgaagaagaagaagctgctGTGCTGGTCAAGAACCTCTATCTGTCTTGCGATCCATATATGCGAGGGGTTAAGAATCCTGAACCTGGTCGCCCTCAGTTTTTTGCTCCCAACGCT CCAATAGTTGGATATGGAGTGGGAAAAGTGGTGGATTCAAAGCACCCAGAGTTCAAAGCAGGGGACTTGGTGTGGGGCATAACTACCTGGGAAGAATACAGTGTGATTAAGAGAACGGAAAGCCTCTTCAAAATTCACCACACAGATGTTCCCCTTTCCTACTATACAGGAATTCTTG GTATGCCTGGTTTGACTGCATATGTTGGTTTGTACGAAATCTGTAAGCCCAAGGCAGGAGAAAAAGTATTCATATCGTCAGCATTCGGTGCGGTTGGTCAGCTGGTTGGGCAATTGGCAAAGCTGATGGGTTGTTATGTTGTTGGAAGCGCGGGAAGTGATGACAAGGTTGAGATATTGAAGAATAAGCTTGGCTTCGACGAAGCCTTCAACTACAAGTCACAGGGGGACTTGGACGCAGCTCTGAAAAGGTACTTCCCGAAGGGCATTGACATCTACTTTGAGAATGTAGGGGGCAAAATGCTGGACGCAGTACTGCTCAACATGAGAGACCATGGCCGCATTGCGGTGTGCGGAATGATATCGCAGTACGATCTCCATGAATCAGAAGGGGTTCGCAACCTGATGGAGCTGGTTCTCAAGCGAATCCGCATGGAGGGATTCACTGTGTTGGAGAATTACCATCTCTATTCAAGCTTCTTGGACACCGTCCTGCCTTATATCGGACTGGGCAAGATTGCTTATGTGGAACATATCGTTCAAGGCCTTCACAATGGCCCTGCTGCTCTTGCCGACCTTTTCACGGGTCTTAATGTTGGAAAAACTCTGCTCCTTGTTGCTCCTCATGATGATTGA